The following coding sequences are from one Diabrotica virgifera virgifera chromosome 2, PGI_DIABVI_V3a window:
- the LOC126879425 gene encoding nucleosomal histone kinase 1-like, with protein MPKAAPKKKAANGYKLPEPFTEGEVLEDVAKKKWILGPSIGQGGFGEIYAAKEFGSKDSKYPYAIKIENHENGPLFVEMHFYIKNGKPEDVEEFKNQKGLKTFGMPVYHGSGSHELNGEKYRFLVMEKFGTDLWKTFLEHDRHFPSATVFKLAVQLLDVLEYIHSKGYVHSDIKGSNILMGVTKATQNKQVYLADFGISCKSNEEEELKPNPKKAHDGTIEYLSRDAHSGVQTKRGDLETLAYNLIQWLGCTLPWENDLKDPESVQKSKEEYMASVPKFIKACFDKRSPPGPIVDFLNCLVSLEHNSTPDYKTIRKIFLSGITGGDALGKPFQFVVPESKSPKTSPAKRKNENSAASSKKKVPKLDLEEDASEEEKENLDDLSDEEEVPKKAKGRSKGRPKGKNVNTAPKEKKKAVGRKRARKTEEEEEDDLDLENNVENDDAHDSDIGDDEEITKKEEKIAAPKENKKTRGRKKAKKEVNGKGHDRLIDEDSDDQPKPVPEVSTRSTRQRGSRTVNYREDSDDEEFYRIPKPRMAPVSTVKEVTGEESEISSSQKKKEKKKPKTKKPVEKEEEIEEEVEDEDEKEEEVHITDEESETSSSKKKKEKKKAKTKKPVEEIEEEVEEEDEKEEEVHITDEESETSSSQKKKEKKKAKTKKPVEAKEEKIEEEVEEEDEKEEEVHITGEESETSTSQKKKEKKKTKTKKPVKEKEENIEEEVEEEDEKEEEDKEKDEKDEDEKEQEEKEEEEMSDEDLEDIDDEDLRG; from the exons ATGCCTAAAGCAGCTCCCAAGAAGAAAGCCGCGAATGGCTACAAACTCCCAGAACCGTTTACGGAGGGTGAAGTTCTCGAAGATGTAGCCAAGAAAAAGTGGATTTTGGGGCCGTCAATAGGACAAGGAGGGTTCGGTGAAATATATGCGGCAAAGGAATTCGGCAGTAAAGACTCAAAGTATCCGTATGCTATAAAAATT GAAAATCATGAAAATGGACCTCTCTTCGTGGAGATgcacttttatataaaaaatggaaaaccAGAAGATG TGGAAGAATTCAAAAATCAAAAAGGGTTGAAAACATTTGGAATGCCAGTGTATCATGGATCTGGATCTCACGAATTGAATGGTGAGAAGTATCGATTTCTTGTAATGGAGAAATTTGGTACAGATCTGTGGAAGACTTTTTTGGAACACGACAGGCATTTCCCATCTGCAACAGTGTTCAAACTAGCAGTTCAACTG CTGGACGTTTTAGAATACATTCACAGCAAGGGCTACGTACATTCTGATATTAAAGGATCTAACATTCTGATGGGAGTTACGAAGGCTACCCAAAACAAGCAAGTGTACTTGGCAGATTTTGGCATATCATGCAAATCTAATGAAGAAGAAGAGCTTAAACCTAACCCCAAGAAAGCTCATGATGGTACAATTGAATATTTAAGTAGAGATGCTCATAGTGGAG ttcAAACCAAACGTGGTGATTTGGAAACCCTAGCATATAATTTGATTCAATGGCTTGGATGCACTTTGCCATGGGAAAATGATTTGAAGGATCCTGAAAGTGTTCAAAAATCTAAAGAAGAATATATGGCCAGTGTGCCTAAATTCATCAAAGCTTGTTTTGACAAAAGATCGCCACCAG GTCCTATTGTCGACTTTTTAAATTGCCTCGTATCGTTGGAACACAATTCTACACCTGACTACAAGACCatcagaaaaatatttttatcgggtATAACTGGTGGAGATGCTCTTGGAAAACCATTCCAGTTTGTTGTACCTGAGAGCAAATCACCCAAGACTTCTCCAGCTAAGAGGAAAAACGAAAATTCAGCGGCTTCGTCTAAGAAAAAAGTTCCCAAACTAGATCTCGAAGAAGATGCATCCGAGGAGGAGAAAGAAAATTTAGATGACTTATCCGATGAAGAAGAGGTTCCTAAGAAGGCGAAAGGTAGATCAAAGGGTAGACCGAAAGGCAAAAACGTCAATACAGCTccaaaagaaaagaagaaagcagTTGGAAGAAAAAGAGCTAGGAAaacagaagaggaagaagaagacgATTTAGACTTAGAGAATAATGTAGAAAATGATGATGCACACGATTCAGATATTGGTGATGATGAAGAGATTACtaagaaagaagagaaaattgcggcgccaaaagaaaataaaaaaaccagGGGTAGGAAAAAGGCTAAAAAAGAAGTCAACGGAAAAG gACACGACAGGTTAATTGATGAAGACAGCGATGACCAACCAAAACCAGTACCTGAAGTTTCTACCCGATCTACAAGGCAAAGAGGATCGAGGACAGTTAATTACAGAGAAGATTCAGACGACGAGGAATTTTACAGAATACCCAAACCCCGTATGGCACCCGTGTCAACAGTTAAAGAAGTCACAGGCGAAGAATCCGAAATAAGTAGCTcacaaaagaaaaaagaaaagaaaaagccGAAAACTAAAAAACCTGTAGAAAAGGAAGAAGAAATCGAGGAAGAAGTAGAAGATGAAGATGAAAAAGAGGAAGAAGTCCATATCACAGACGAAGAATCCGAAACAAGTagctcaaaaaagaaaaaagaaaagaaaaaagctaAAACTAAAAAACCTGTAGAAGAAATCGaggaagaagtagaagaggaagatGAAAAAGAGGAAGAAGTCCATATCACAGACGAAGAATCCGAAACAAGTAGCTcacaaaagaaaaaagaaaagaaaaaagctaAAACTAAAAAACCTGTAGAAGCAAAGGAAGAAAAAATCGaggaagaagtagaagaggaagatGAAAAAGAGGAAGAAGTCCATATCACAGGCGAAGAATCAGAAACAAGTACCTcacaaaagaaaaaagaaaagaaaaagacgAAAACTAAAAAACCTGTAAAAGAAAAGGAAGAGAACATCGaggaagaagtagaagaggaagatgaaaaagaggaagaagataaagagaaagatgaaaaagatgaagatgaaaaagagcaagaagaaaaagaggaagaagaaatgtccGATGAAGATTTGGAAGATATTGATGATGAAGATCTAAGAGGATAA